One Desmodus rotundus isolate HL8 chromosome 10, HLdesRot8A.1, whole genome shotgun sequence genomic window, ATTCTGGGGATGACAGTCACCCTGGCCTGGCCAGGGTGTTTGGTTCTGCAGCCTCAGCCTCACCTGTCCTCCCCTTCTCACCTGCAGAGAAAATCCAAGATCTCTGCCTCCCGCAAACTCCTGCTGAAGGTGAGCTTGCAGCCAGGTTCTGAGGTGGTCCCCTGGGTCTGTGGGTCCTGAGAGGTAGCAGTGAGCAGCAGCAGGGTGGGAGGCCAGGGTGGCAGGCCATGACGGGGCCGAGGGACTGGCTCCATTTAGGTAAGAGTTCCTCTTAGGAGGCTGTGGGCAGGGTGGACAGAAGCGGGCAGAAGGAGCCTAGGAGGAAAATCAGGCCTGGGGACCCCGATGGTGTGTGGTCCCCAGGGTGTCTGTCCTCACACGGCCCACTCACACACTGCCACACTCAGCTGTCCTGTCCTGGTCCCAGGCTCCCAGGGTGTGAGAACAGGGAGCCCGCACAGCCCACTGAGACCAGAGCCAGCCCAGCTGGGGGTCCACCTTCCCCTCAGGCCTGGTGGTGGGGAGGAGCCGGGGCCCGGCCCTGGCTGACCAGCCCCGTCCTGCCCAGAGCCTGATGCTGGCCAAGGCCAAGGAGTGCTGGGACCAGGAGCAGGAGGAGCGAGAGGCAGAGAAGTCCCGCTACCTGGCGGAGCGTGTCCCCACCCTGCAGACCCGTGGCCTGTCCCTCAGTGCCCTGCAGGTGAGCTTGGCAGctgggggtggagctggggagagTCCAGGGACCAGGTGGCAGGCTTCTCACCTCACAGGGCTCCCAGCTCTGCAATCTAGGAGCAGCttttactggttcaattcccggatCGTGGTGGGGTTAGAGCCCGTTGGTCGTACCAGCCGCGGGAACAGAGGCTTCCCAGCTGGGCGGAGTCCGTGCCCCGTGCGGACGGGGTGGACAGAGGCGGGCAGATGTGGATGATGCGGGTGGTGTTGCAGGGGGAGGTGGCAGGACTTCGGGAGCCCCACTTCTCCAAGACATATGGTCCTCCCCTCCAGAGGGGGCTTTCATGTTGGCCACACACCGGTCACTGTTGAATACCAGCAGCTGCAGAGAAAGACATGgagggacacgtgacccaccgtcACCCCCAGTGGTGGCATCTCTAGTCacttttattttatcacttttatttgcTACATAGCTCTCAAACTTTGCCCGGTAAGCCTCTGTTACTTTCAccataagaaaatgttttccGGGAAACAGGCCTCGGCAGAACGGAAGACACAGGCTTCCTCGCTGGGCCGTCCACATCACCAACCTCAGAGAGAAGGGGCTCCTGTCGGGATCCCTGGcccagcagaggggctggggctcctggggcactagttagggaggcaggagactcCTGTCCCCCACTTCCTGTGCCCCCACTCACCCTGCTCTTCCAGGACCTGTGCCGGGAGCTGCACGCCAAGGCAGAGACAGTGGACGAGGAGAGGTACGACATCGAGGCCAAGTGCGTGCACAACAACAGGGAGGTGAGCCTTTGGGGACCAGCGGGCGGTGTGGGTGTGCAGATGTGCAGCTGTGGAACGAGTCCCGCCACTTCTGCATGGTCTGGGCGGCCGCTCAGCAGGACTCGGTGGGCCCCTGAGCCCTTCACATGGGCCCTACGGGGCTGGAGCCGGCAGAGATGGAGGGCACAGAGGTCCTCCTGAGGTCAAGCGCTCCTGCATCTGACACAGAGGCCCCTCTCACTCACCACGGGGATGCAGGTGCTGGTGAATGACTTCCTACCTGTGGGATCGGCCTTCCTGTGCCTTTGTCCCTCCCTCACACCTGCGGACCAGTCTGGTGCTGTTCTGGGCACCCCAGGGGGGCACTGAAGGCCAGAGGGGCCTGGATCACACATACCACGGCTCCTGCCCCCTTGACCATCCCCAGCTGCTCAGGGCACGGGCCACGCAGAGCGGGACAGGGAGGTCCCAGGGCCACTGCCTGCTTCTCCGTCCCAGTGACATCTGTGGGTCTGCCAACTCCCCAGCCGTCACACCCTGGAAAGTCCTCCAGGGTGAGGACCTGGGGTTAATCCGTCCTGCGAGACTGAGGCTGGGCGGGGAGGATGAGCTCGGCAGAGGGGCTCAGGAGGCTGCACTGTCTCTGAGCAGGGTGCTGCACTGTTCACGGCCCccgaggcagggaggccaggcgGCCTCGTCTGTCCCTTTACTCAATGTTCACCTATTGACGAACACGCGGCTGTTCGCAGAGGGAGGGTGCGTCTGCATGTTCCGGGGCGTCTGGAATATCTGGGGTGCAGCTCTTGCCCAGTGGTGGCCCCCTCCAGTGAGCGCTGACCCCTCACCCTCTGCAGATTAAGAACCTGAAGCTGACTGTGCTGGACCAATGCGGGAAGTTCAAGCGTCCAGCCCTGCGCAGGGTCCGCGTCTCCGCCGACGCCATGCTGCGTGCGCTGCTGGGCTCCAAGCACAACGTGTCCATGGACCTGAGGGCCAACCTGAAGTCCGTGAAGAAGGAGGACTCCGAGAAGGTGAGGCCTcccccacagggcctggcaggcaggaTGCTGATGCAGGGAAAAGGAGCCCAACTAGCAGGGCCAGGCTTCTCAGAAGAGGCGGCCTTGGGCTGCTGAGTGGGAGCAGTGGGGGGAGTGGGGCCTGGAGGTGAGGCTGGGCTGTGGGTCCTGGGTGGGCACAGGCCTGTGAGCCCCGGTCCCCTGTGGAGGGTCAGCGAGGAGAGGCCGGCGCGTCTCTGAGCGTGGGGTCTGCCCACAGGAGCGGCCTGTGGAGGTGGGAGACTGGAGGAAGAACGTGGAGGCCATGTCCGGCATGGAGGGCCGGAAGAAGATGTTTGATGCTGCCAAGGCCCCGGCCCCCCAGTAGAGGTAGCTGCAGACCCGTTCCCTCTTGTCGGGACCACCAGGGTTGGAGGGTGACAAGGACCCAGGACGAGGCTGGCAGGGCGCCTGGCCCAGTGCAGGGCGAGGAGCATAAGGACCGGATCCACCTGGCGCCACTGAAGGGAACCTGGGGTGGGGCCGGCCCTCCAGGGGGCTCTGAGCCAGGGCCCTTGGGCTCCAACTTTCAGGGAGTCTGAGCTCCGGGGAGTCTGCAAGGGGTCCTGCACCCCAGGTCCTGCCCAAAGTGGGGTGGGGCTCCGTGTGGAGAGGACAGACTCCCGCCCTCTGGGGAAACTGGACAGAGCAGCAAATGAGGCCCCAGGAGATGCTCTGGGAGGCAGGCTGGGCCAGGGAGCGGGGCTGTGGGAGGTGTAGGAGGGGTCAGAGGTGAAGGTTAAGGACAGCAGGGGTGTGAACACCCATTAGGGGAGATGGCTGCCCTGGAGGCGgcagccagggagcagggagccccGCATGGAGCCTCAGAGAGGGGCTTGGAGGGGCCCTGGACCCCTGAATGGAGGCTGTGGGGGGGCCGCTGTGGGCAGTGGCTGGGGTGCTGAACCCCAGGGCCTCGGGCATGGCAGGCAAGACAGGCACCCAGCAGGTGCACACAGGTCCCCGGGACTGATGGCCGACTCTCCCCCCACAGGCCACGGCTGCACTGGCTCTGGACCCCTGCAAGGTCCTTCTTCCTCTGCATGTCTCTCCACCTCCACCGGCCCCCCcgcaccccctcctcctccagcctgaGTGACATTTCTGTCCCCTGGAATTGGCACCAGTGGACACAGCCTGGTGCCCCTCCGTCCTCGCTGCTCTGACCTGCAGAGTGGCCACAGGCTCGGTGGCCTCTCCATTAAAAGCCCAGTGTTGCCAGCGTCTCGGGGAGTCTGTGGCCAGAGGGTTTGGTGACCCCACTGCCTCTGTCCCGGCCAGCGAGCAGCCTGGTCAGCATGAGGGCTAAGGGGTCAGCGGGGTGGCCAAGGGCCCCTGGGACCCTGTGCCCTGTCCCGGTGGGCTCCCACAGCACACCTGCCCCACTGGGCGCACAGTTCACCCCACCCTGACTGGAAACAGCCCCGGCCCCCCCTCCCCTTACCCTCTGACTCCAGCCACCCAGCGGGGCCCGGGCACCCAGAGCCCACGCGGCCTGAGTCCACCGCCCCTTCCTCTGCAACAGGACACCTTCCCCGCTGCTGCTGGACATTCCAGGCTGTCCTGGGTGGAGCCATCACGGGGCTCTCAGCCCCACTGCCCAGTCCTTCAGGCACAGGGCAGGTGCCCAGGTGGCCACCAGGTGGCGCCTTTCCCAGGGCTTCCTCACCTGCATCCTCCCTGGTCCCAGTTATCTCCTCCAGGATCCTGGATGGTCCCGGCCCCGCCCCTGGGGTGGGCCATCCTAGTCTGTCCTCTGCGTCAGGGCCTTCCTCTACCTCCCTGACATCTGGGCCCAAAGCCCAGCGAGGACGCCAGCTTTGGGGGGGATGTGGGACGGGGGCagtccacccccccaccccccccacagtGCGTGTCCTGGAGATGCTGAACTCAGCCCTCAGAGCAAGTGTCTGGCCCCTGACCTGGGCCCCTTGGCCTTCTGCTCCCAGGGTAGGAGGAGCCCCTGCCACCACCGCGTGTCCCCATCCTGCCCTctaccctctgccctctgccccctgcccccagcataTTGTCTGCCATAAATGCCAGGAGCCGGGTGCAAAGTGCAGGGCCAGCTACTCGCCGGGGTAGGGTCTGGCACCCAGGGGTGCTCAGTGCCAGCCAGCGAGGGACCAGCGGTGGCACACGTCAGGGGAGGCAGCGATGTGCCTGGGTCTCTGCTGCAAACAGCTCAGTGGGCACAAAGGCAGACAGGCGTGCAGAGACGCTGTCCCTACCACACCCAGTGGCCGTGCTcgaggggacacacacacacactcacaggcatGGGACAAAGCGGAAAGTGAGCGTGTCCGTCGGGGTGACGAGAAGACGGGAACGGCCGTGGGTTGTGCAGGAATCCATGCACGCATGCCGACGTTACACAGAGGAGATGCTGGCGGACCGACCGTGCTCTGCTTCCTGGGAGGGAGAAGGTCATGAAGGGCACGGGGCCCAGGGGTCTGAGGCAGGTGCAACTTCCTGGTCTCCAGGTGAGACCAGGTGAGAGTTGCTCCTTTTGTACTTCTCTCCACTGTCTGTCCATTAAACGCTTGTCAGTGTGCACTGCTCACTTCCTCTGGGGGAAGCCCCGGGTCAAGGCCACGAGCCCCCAAGACTTCCGGCCAGCGGTGGGAAGGGGCCCCATCTCTGCTGCCAGAACAGGCGTCAGGCTCTggaatcccccacccccacccccgccttcaAAGGGCAGCTTCTCCTTCCCCAAAGAGGCCAGAGTGGGGATCCCAGGGAATCCCTGTCCCCACACCAGCTGGGTTGGAAGTCACACCCGAGAGtctccagcccccccccccctctctctctcacacacacacacacacacacacacacacacacacacactgcaggtGTCATTGTGCCCCTCAGTGTCAAACAAGCCCCTTTCTCTGCcctgatttttccttttgtatgtgGGGGTTTCCATAACTGCACCCACTGAGTTCCCTGCCAGAGACCAACCCTCGTCCCTGTGTTGCCCCCCCTTCCCTGTGTGTCCTGTCCAGAGGATGATGCCGCCCGGGGTGGCCAAGAAAGGGCTGGGCCGGTGTCTCAGTGGGGTTGGACGCCTGTCTGGGCAGCAGGTCGTGGGGCGGTCACGCTCCCTTGGGTGAGCTGTGGTATTGGTGGGAAGCTGGGGGACACTTAGGACACCTGGGAGACTCCTCTGGGCCAGGACCCACCTGGGGAGGCGGGGAAGGAGTCATTTCGGAGGCTGCCAGGCTCTGACAGGCCCCACACCATGGAGGGCCCCACAGAGAAGCTGCCGCCCCGGGGCTCACAGGAGCCGTGGGAACAGACtggctcaggccccagggaagacACGAGGTTCAGGAAAGACATGGTGTCTGAGAAAAAGTTACCCTTGAGAAGTCAGTGGTCTCAGTGACAAAGCTGGTCCCAGCGAGGGCAGGGTCTTGAATAAGCCCGAGCCTGAGGTCCAGGAGCAGGTCTAGGAGCAGCCCCAGCGCAGGGAGCAGCCAGTGGCTGAGGGAAGCCAGAAAGCCACTACTCTCCCTGGGAAGAGCCAGCTGTCCTCAGCAGGGCCAGGGAcatgccaccctccacccaggactgccagcctccctcccatCACACTCAAGGTTGGCAGTGccgcctccccgccccgccccagtcCTGCCCAGGTATCTGCGGCTCCCGTGCTGTCTCCCGTCTCCCACCTTCAGGCTGCCTTTGGCCGTGtcttctctccctgtctgccCCCACTCACTGTCAGAGCAGGGGGCACTGTGGGTGGGGGGGCAGGCTGCTGGTGCTGAGAGGGATTCAGGACCCCAGACTCTGGGTCCTTCTGGAAGTtcccctggcactctgcctggcCGTCTGGCTCTGTGGAACTGTGCCCACCATCCCCACAGCAGAGGCCGGCCCAGGACCTTCTtacccccgccctcccctcctcctgcagctcctgggaTGGGCCCGGTCACCTGGCGTCCCTGTGGCAGCTCGGGCTCGGGGCTGCCAGGACTGCCTGTGTGACCCTCCCCCATCCATCCAGGTGAAAATTcctaggaaggaggaagaggagggtaaGTCCTCCTTCCCCATGGCCACCTACAACAGCTCCCTCCTGAGGCTCTAGCCCCAGGACAACCTCCTTCCGGGTGAGAGCCCAGGACATCAGGATGACTGTCTGGACAGAGGGGGGCTTCAGATTCTCCTGGGGGCCAAAGCAGAGGAGGCTGAGTTAGGAGAGGATGGACTTGAAAGTGTGTGTGGACACACAAGAGCAGCACACCCTggtggtgagagctggggctgcaggaagaTGGCTCATGGTGGGGATGCTGGAGAAGATGCTCGGGGGATGCTGGAGAAGATGCTcgggggatgctggaggggataatggaggagaTGCTGGTGGGGATACTGGAGGGGATGCAGGTGGGATGCTggtggggatgctggaggggatgctggaggggatgctggaggggaTGGTGGCTGGGGTGCTGGAGGGACCACACAACCTGCCTTCATCACTTCCTGTCCTCaccagagaggagggcagggcctTACTCCTCCCTGGGCTCTCTGGGTACATCTCCTTAGACAACATCCACCAGCTCTCCCCACCAATAAGGGCCTGGTGAAGCTCCTTAACATCCGGCTACTGGCTAGGCATCTCCTGGGCGTCCAATAGGGGCCAGTGTCCCATTTGTCCTGGCCCAGCCTGGGTTCAGCACCAGGAGATGTCCGACAATAATAGCTGCAGGATTAACATAGCAGgcattgtctttctctgactatgGGTGGGTATTATGTGTTCTTCAACCATCCTAAAAATACCCCACAAACAGGTGCAGACCTGTCGACAAGTGGCTGGGGACAAGGGTCGTGGGAGAGGGGGACACAGTCTCACTGAGGTccaggcctggggtgtggggtgcCCCTTGGTCCCCGGGAAACCTGGATTCCTAAAGGACCCATGTGGCCAGGACACAAGACGTCTGTTGACCTTCAGTCTCTCTTGGGCGACAGCGTCCAGGCCAGCTCAGCCCCAGACACCTGCTGGAGTCTCGAGCTAAAACCACAGGGGTCCCTAGAAATGTGGGCTTGGGTCCTCGTGtgcccttttccttttccaggaCACAGGTGTCCAGTCATGGAGacagtcccccagcccccagccccagccatgcAGCCCTAGGACTCCTggtggcccccaccccaggtcccaTCCCTGCTCTAGCCCCCTTGGGACAGCCTGGCCATTCTCTCCCCTCATTGGATCCTGGCTCCCTGGGGGTCACTCAGAGGTGACCTCTGTGTACACAGGATCTGGGTGTCCTCTGAGCCCCCCACGTGTCTGCAGTCCTTGGGCCAGCTGTGTGTGAGCCTGTGTGGTGTCGGCCagggggaggtgagggtgggagggggcggtGGGAGGGCCAGCAGGTCTGTTCTATTTTTAGCGGCCAGTCTCTGTGGGCGGCAGCCCTCAAAGCCTCCCCTCCGAGCTGCCCCACAGTCTACCCTCCACTTTGGGACAAGCCAGCCCAGCTCCCGGACCCACGCTGCCCCAGGTGAGTGTCTGCAGTCCTGAGCTCAGACTCCACacctgggtggggtgtggggagaacagagggagagggcgcctctgggaggggaggcggtggggacagagtggggggtgctggccCCATGTGGAAGTTCAGGAGGCGCCCGGTGGGcactgacagtgaccagtgcctgcagcagagagggaagggggcctGGAGAGAGGGACCCAGGGGCCCGGAAGACTGGAGCCAGGTGCCCTGAGCGAGGACACCCCTCCTTCGcccctttgtctctgtctctgagGGATGGCTGAGCTCCCCGTGCCCGCCCGTCCACACAGCGGGACAAGAGCAGGTGAGGGCAGACTGCCCAGCCCTGGGCGGTAGGGGCAGGTGGCTCTGGCATTGGGGCTGCAGCCCGAGAGTCTGCACTCAGGGCACCTTCCCTGGAGCTGCGCATCTGGGGGCGGGCCAGGCCCTCTGTCCACCATGGGGGCTGAAGGCGGCACCTATGCCAGGTTGGGAGACAGCCCCTCCCAGTCCTGAGATGAGTCTTAAGGGGCAACACCTATTAATGGCCAGTCATGACGGACCAGATGCCCTTGAACTGGGTCCAAGGACAGGAGTGGGGaccaggagggagagcaggagactCACATGAAATGTGAGTCCCTGATTCCAGCTGTGCAAGCACACCAGTccttccccaacacacacagccaCGTACACACTCACACTTGCCCACTGGGTccccagtctcagtcccaccccCGGGGCCTCAGGGGGTTGTGAGCCCGGCTCTGagtcccactcccctccccccccccgcatGTGGGTGTCCCGATTATCTCCTGTGGGCCACTGTGGGGGGCAAGGAATGCTGGCCTCCCACCTCCCATTGGCTGCTGTCTGCATACTGACTCCTTATCGGGCCCCTGCCTGTCTTCCACGGGACCTGTCAGGGGGTCCTGTCTGCTGGGAGTCACAGCCCAGGCTGGGGACCCTGGCCTGGCATTTGTCAGGGGGTGGGCCCTGGAGCTTGGCAGGAGGCCGGGACTGGCAGGTGCTGGGCAGGTGGGCTCCACACTGGTGAGAGGGGCCCACTGCACAGGCGGGAGCCCGGCCAGGTGCCCACTGAGGGGAAGGCGCATCCCGGGAAGGAGAGGGTAGAGGCACTGCCGAGACCTGGCACACGGACTGGAGTTCTGGGAGGGCTGGCTGCAGGGATAGACCGGCCTTGGGTGGCTCTGCCGCAGTGAGAGATTCCTTTAGGACTTCCTCAGTGTCTCTGGAGGAGCAGAGTCCCAGAACCAACAGCTGGAGATGAAATCTAATTTCAGCCAAACATCTCGGGAATGTAGGGATGGACTGGTGCCCACCCATCCCCCTGTGCAGAGGGTGACAGCTGAGACTCCGGggtcactcccctcccccagggtcaactcccacccctacccccatgccaagcagaggcagagctggggccagagGGTCCCAGATGGGAGGGACTCAGGAGTCGTGGTCCAGCCTCCCCCATGCGATGGGGAGATGCTTCAGGGGCACAAGGGAAAGGAGAGTCTCCAGGCAGAGATGGGAGCCACTTGGCTGGTGTCCTCTGGATGGTGCCCTCCCTGCTCCAAGCCAGCTCCTTGGGCCAAATCCAAAACCTGGGCCGGAGCTCCTCACCCTGGACACActggcccttcccttccctccctgccccagtcaGGGCTACTGGCCTGCCTGCACGCCACTGCCCCCAGctggcccctctctcccctggcCTTTTGTACAACCCCACCCCTCTAGGGGTCAGGCCTGAACTGGAAGGCCCCTCGGCAGCCTCAAGGACCCCTACTCAGCCCGGTCACCCACCTGTCAGGTTAAAGGGAGCCCAGCATCCACTGGTGAGGGGCTTCTCACTGTCCGCCCAGCTGGTGGTCCCCTGGAAGACCCTGTGCTCCCATGGTGACCCCTGCGACCAGAGCCGTCCACTCTCAAGGATGGATTATTTGAGCTACAAGGAACATTCGAGTCAAACAAGGGTCAAGAGCTAAGTGTGAAGTGGAAATCGACTTCTCCAGCCCCTGGTTTTGCAGGGAGGCCCACTGGCCTGGGGCCAGTCAGCGCGAAGACCAGGGGAGACACAGGTCCGCCCGCCTCCCGCCAGCTCAGACTCCACCAGGGCCTCCTCTCGGCCCCTGCCCGGGTGCAGCCCCACTCGGTCGGGGTGACCCCCGGCACAACTACACTGTGAGGAGCGGGAATGGCCCCCTGCAGAGACGCACAGGCTCCACCCCGTCCCACCCACTGCAATCCATTCTGCCTGGGCGTTTCTTCCTGGGGTCTGGCTCTCGCTCCCTGCCTGGTTGGGGCGCTGGGCTGTGAGTCCCCCCACTAATGAGTCCTCCGCGCCCCCAGGTGCTGCCCCGCCGCCACCATGCCGGAAGTGTAAGTACGCCCACCCCGCTCGGGCTCTGCAGGCTCCCCACTCCCAGCGGGATTCACCCCCAGACTTGGGCTTCATCAGCTCCCCCCCGAGTCCGGTCCCCAGAAGGC contains:
- the LOC112318873 gene encoding troponin I, slow skeletal muscle-like gives rise to the protein MTVTLAWPGCLVLQPQPHLSSPSHLQRKSKISASRKLLLKSLMLAKAKECWDQEQEEREAEKSRYLAERVPTLQTRGLSLSALQDLCRELHAKAETVDEERYDIEAKCVHNNREIKNLKLTVLDQCGKFKRPALRRVRVSADAMLRALLGSKHNVSMDLRANLKSVKKEDSEKERPVEVGDWRKNVEAMSGMEGRKKMFDAAKAPAPQ